Proteins encoded within one genomic window of Tachysurus vachellii isolate PV-2020 chromosome 16, HZAU_Pvac_v1, whole genome shotgun sequence:
- the psmc2 gene encoding 26S proteasome regulatory subunit 7, with protein sequence MPDYLGTEQRKVKEEEKDDTTIRALDEGDIALLKTYGQSTYSRQIKQVEDDIQQLLKKINELTGIKESDTGLAPPALWDLAADKQTLQSEQPLQVARCTKIINADSEDPKYIINVKQFAKFVVDLSDQVAPTDIEEGMRVGVDRNKYQIHIPLPPKIDPTVTMMQVEEKPDVTYSDVGGCKEQIEKLREVVETPLLHPERFVNLGIEPPKGVLLFGPPGTGKTLCARAVANRTDACFIRVIGSELVQKYVGEGARMVRELFEMARTKKACLIFFDEIDAIGGARFDDGAGGDNEVQRTMLELINQLDGFDPRGNIKVLMATNRPDTLDPALMRPGRLDRKIEFSLPDLEGRTHIFKIHARSMSVEREIRFELLARLCPNSTGAEIRSVCTEAGMFAIRARRKIATEKDFLEAVNKVIKSYAKFSATPRYMTYN encoded by the exons ATGCCGGATTATTTAGGAACCGAGCAGCGTAAAGTtaaagaggaggaaaaagatGACACGACAATTCGAG ctTTGGATGAAGGAGACATCGCTCTGCTAAAGACTTAT ggtcagagcacataTTCCCGTCAGATCAAGCAAGTGGAGGATGACATCCAGCAGCTCCTCAAGAAGATCAATGAGCTCACAG GTATTAAGGAGTCAGACACGGGCTTGGCTCCTCCTGCTCTGTGGGATCTGGCTGCTGATAAACAGACACTGCAGAGTGAACAGCCGCTGCAGGTTGCCAG GTGCACCAAGATCATCAACGCTGACTCAGAGGATCCGAAGTACATCATTAACGTGAAGCAGTTCGCCAAGTTCGTGGTGGATCTGAGTGACCAGGTCGCCCCGACCGACATCGAGGAGGGCATGAGAGTTGG CGTCGACAGAAACAAGTATCAGATCCACATACCACTGCCACCCAAAATCGACCCCACTGTCACTATGATGCAG GTGGAGGAGAAGCCAGATGTGACCTACAGCGATGTCGGAGGCTGTAAGGAGCAGATCGAGAAGCTCAGGGAAGTGGTGGAGACGCCTCTTCTGCAC CCGGAGCGCTTCGTGAACCTGGGCATCGAGCCCCCTAAAGGCGTGCTGCTATTCGGACCTCCAGGAACGGGGAAAACCCTGTGTGCTCGCGCTGTGGCCAATCGCACTGACGCCTGCTTCATCAGAGTCATCGGTTCCGAGCTGGTCCAGAAGTACGTTGGAGAG GGAGCTCGAATGGTTCGGGAACTCTTCGAGATGGCCAGGACCAAGAAGGCTTGTCTAATCTTCTTCGATGAAATCGATGCTATTGGAG GAGCTCGTTTTGATGACGGAGCTGGAGGAGATAACGAGGTCCAGAGAACCATGCTGGAGCTCATCAACCAGCTGGACGGCTTCGACCCCAGAGGAAACATCAAGGTCCTAATGGCCACCAATCGACCCGACACTCTGGACCCTGCCCTCATGAGACCCGGGCGTCTGGACCGAAAGATCGAATTCAGCCTGCCTGACCTGGAG GGTCGCACTCACATCTTTAAGATTCACGCTCGCTCCATGAgcgtagagagagagattcggTTCGAGCTGCTGGCCCGCCTCTGTCCCAACAGCACAG gagcGGAGATCCGGAGCGTGTGCACGGAGGCGGGAATGTTCGCCATCAGAGCTCGCAGGAAAATCGCCACAGAGAAAGATTTCCTCGAAGCCGTCAACAAAGTCATCAAATCCTACGCCAAGTTCAGCGCCACTCCGCGCTACATGACCTACAACTGA